A single Triticum dicoccoides isolate Atlit2015 ecotype Zavitan chromosome 2A, WEW_v2.0, whole genome shotgun sequence DNA region contains:
- the LOC119355891 gene encoding vacuolar-processing enzyme beta-isozyme 1-like, giving the protein MMNSRVAMAAWWVCGLLPLLLLAVAADGDSEPLIRLPTENGHAPAPAPGPAASAPEEGVTKWAVLVAGSSGYENYRHQADVCHAYQILKKGGLKDENIVVFMYDDIANSPENPRRGVVINHPKGKDVYHGVPKDYTGEHVTAKNLYAVLLGNKTAVTGGSRKVINSKPNDHIFIYYTDHGGAGSLGMPNVPFVYAGDFIKVLRQKHASKSYSKMIIYVEACESGSIFEGLMPQDHNIYVTTAANAEESSWAAYCPGMEVPPPSEYKTCLGDAYSVSWMEDSETHNLKKESIKQQYEVVKARTAPPNESSIGSHVMEYGDKTFKGDMLFLYQGFDPAKSYSSYFRQRLPSLKGAINQRDADILFMWKKYEQLNGGSEEKQRALTEIKETVLHRKHLDSSIDFIGKLVFGFEKGPSVLDAARGSGQPLVDDWDCLKTMVRIFESQCGSLTQYGMKHMRAFANICNNGVSEAEMKEASISACDDYDMGKWSPLVRGHSA; this is encoded by the exons ATGATGAACTCGAGGGTGGCGATGGCCGCGTGGTGGGTTTGTGGACTCCTCCCGCTTCTGCTGCTGGCGGTGGCCGCGGATGGGGACTCGGAGCCGCTGATCCGGCTGCCGACGGAGAACGGGCATGCCCCTGCCCCTGCGCCTGGCCCTGCCGCGTCAGCGCCGGAGGAAGGGGTGACGAAGTGGGCCGTGCTCGTTGCGGGCTCCTCCGGCTACGAGAACTACCGGCACCAG GCCGATGTATGTCACGCGTACCAGATCCTGAAGAAGGGAGGACTCAAGGATGAGAACATTGTGGTTTTTATGTACGACGATATCGCCAACAGCCCTGAAAACCCAAGGCGTGgggtcgtcatcaaccatcctaaaGGCAAAGATGTTTACCATGGTGTTCCCAAG GATTACACCGGTGAGCACGTCACTGCTAAAAACTTGTATGCGGTTCTCTTGGGGAACAAAACTGCGGTCACCGGAGGGAGTAGGAAGGTGATAAACAGCAAACCGAATGATCACATCTTCATCTACTACACGGATCATGGGGGTGCTGGTTCACTTG GTATGCCCAACGTGCCGTTTGTTTATGCTGGCGACTTCATCAAAGTGTTACGGCAAAAGCATGCTTCCAAAAGCTATTCGAAAATG ATCATATATGTTGAAGCGTGTGAGAGTGGCAGCATCTTTGAGGGTTTAATGCCACAAGATCACAATATTTATGTTACAACAGCAGCAAATGCGGAAGAAAGTAGCTGGGCAGCATACTGCCCTGGGATGGAAGTACCACCTCCTTCTGAATACAAGACCTGTTTAGGTGACGCATACAGTGTGTCTTGGATGGAAGACAG TGAAACGCACAATCTGAAGAAGGAAAGCATCAAGCAGCAGTACGAGGTGGTTAAAGCGAGAACGGCACCCCCAAACGAGTCCAGTATTGGCTCTCATGTCATGGAGTATGGTGACAAGACATTCAAGGGTGACATGCTTTTCCTCTATCAAGGTTTCGATCCTGCAAAGTCATACTCCAGTTATTTCAGGCAGCGTTTGCCCAGCCTCAAGGGTGCAATCAATCAAAGAGATGCCGACATTCTTTTCATGTGGAAGAAG TATGAGCAGTTAAATGGTGGATCAGAGGAGAAGCAGAGGGCTCTCACGGAGATCAAAGAAACTGTGCTACACAGGAAGCATCTCGACAGCAGTATCGATTTCATCGGGAAGCTTGTCTTTGGATTCGAAAAGGGTCCTTCAGTGCTTGACGCTGCTAGAGGCTCTGGCCAGCCATTGGTCGACGATTGGGATTGTCTGAAGACGATG GTGCGAATTTTCGAGTCTCAGTGCGGATCACTCACTCAGTATGGCATGAAGCACATGAGGGCGTTCGCCAACATATGCAACAATGGCGTCTCCGAGGCCGAGATGAAGGAGGCAAGCATCAGCGCTTGCGACGATTACGACATGGGGAAGTGGAGCCCGCTGGTTCGAGGGCACAGCGCCTGA